Proteins encoded together in one Catalinimonas alkaloidigena window:
- a CDS encoding DUF2291 domain-containing protein has protein sequence MQKGVKYAIIAAVALLLLYNSVYFRKLSEVQAEATTRQFDAKAYAERMWTETLPPRLQEAQELDTLVTLLRTQPEATFEKHSNALGIGNLRYFLVKGEGTLTAIHENDMTLALKGGTDVRLATEFIFGNAVRDASGLVDIQEFDNTMDINYISEELNAIIRQNVVPPFKQQAKVGEQVHFTGAIQLNKAHLDLKSIEIIPISLESQPSSVSEENS, from the coding sequence ATGCAAAAGGGAGTCAAATACGCGATCATCGCGGCCGTAGCGCTGCTGTTGCTCTACAACTCGGTCTACTTCCGGAAACTGAGCGAAGTGCAGGCCGAAGCGACCACCCGCCAGTTCGACGCGAAAGCGTACGCCGAACGCATGTGGACCGAAACCCTGCCGCCACGCCTGCAAGAGGCGCAGGAACTGGATACGCTGGTTACCCTCCTGCGCACGCAACCGGAAGCCACCTTTGAGAAGCACTCGAATGCATTGGGCATCGGCAACCTGCGGTATTTCCTCGTGAAAGGCGAAGGCACCCTGACCGCCATCCACGAAAACGACATGACGCTGGCACTAAAAGGGGGGACAGACGTGCGACTTGCTACCGAGTTCATTTTCGGGAATGCCGTGCGCGATGCGTCGGGACTGGTCGACATCCAGGAATTCGACAACACGATGGACATCAACTACATCTCCGAAGAACTCAACGCCATCATCCGGCAAAACGTGGTACCACCCTTCAAGCAACAGGCGAAGGTCGGAGAGCAGGTCCACTTCACCGGAGCCATCCAACTCAACAAAGCGCATTTGGATCTAAAGAGCATTGAGATCATTCCCATTTCTCTTGAAAGCCAACCTTCCAGCGTATCTGAAGAAAACTCATAG
- a CDS encoding sugar ABC transporter ATP-binding protein: MLVAEHITKRFAGVTALDGVNLSFPGGQVTAVLGENGAGKSTLMKILSGVYADYEGQVRYKGEVVRFQTPREAQDAGIAIIHQELNLIPYLSVQENIFLGREMLTRWGLLDKKAMRAKSQELLRRLQLPIDPDVKVASLKVGQQQVVEMAKALLLDAEVIIMDEPTSAISDSEVEVLFRIIEDLRRDGKAVVYISHKLDELFRIADRYVVLRDGRSIDAGEMQGMTPDALIRKMVGRDVHVIQRETPATTHQTLLKVEKLCLKHPVRRNDDQLKEICFTVGKGEIVGLFGLMGAGRTELLETLFGLYPKRSRGMIHMEGEAMTFRSPQDAIRAGLALVPEDRKQDGLVLGLDVKTNISLTNLDQLERMGVVLDGGSETAMAKKYIGHLGIKTPSETQLARNLSGGNQQKIVLAKWMATQPKLLLLDEPTRGIDIHAKNEIYKLIVQLAREGMGILVVSSELPEILALSDRILVMSEGCLTANLPAKGASEDQILKAAIPASTEVAVEK, translated from the coding sequence ATGCTCGTTGCCGAACACATCACCAAGCGATTTGCGGGCGTCACGGCGCTCGACGGCGTCAATCTGTCGTTTCCCGGTGGGCAGGTGACGGCGGTGCTGGGGGAAAACGGAGCAGGCAAGTCGACCCTGATGAAGATCCTGTCGGGAGTCTATGCCGACTACGAAGGGCAGGTGCGGTACAAAGGGGAGGTGGTGCGGTTTCAGACGCCGCGCGAGGCGCAGGACGCGGGCATCGCCATCATCCACCAGGAACTGAACCTGATTCCCTACCTCTCGGTGCAGGAGAATATTTTCCTCGGGCGGGAGATGCTGACGCGCTGGGGACTACTCGACAAAAAAGCGATGCGCGCGAAGAGCCAGGAATTGTTGAGGCGACTACAACTCCCGATCGACCCTGATGTGAAAGTGGCCTCACTCAAAGTAGGACAACAACAGGTGGTCGAGATGGCGAAAGCCCTGTTGCTCGACGCCGAGGTGATCATCATGGACGAACCCACGTCGGCGATCAGCGACAGTGAGGTGGAAGTCCTGTTCCGCATCATCGAAGACCTACGCCGCGACGGGAAAGCGGTGGTCTACATTTCGCACAAGCTGGACGAGCTGTTTCGCATCGCGGATCGCTACGTGGTGTTGCGCGACGGTCGCTCCATCGACGCGGGCGAAATGCAGGGTATGACGCCCGATGCGCTGATCCGCAAGATGGTGGGGCGCGATGTGCACGTCATCCAACGGGAGACACCCGCCACCACACATCAGACGCTCCTGAAAGTTGAGAAGCTGTGTCTGAAACATCCCGTTCGCAGGAACGACGATCAATTGAAAGAAATCTGCTTCACGGTCGGGAAAGGGGAGATCGTGGGCTTGTTCGGCCTGATGGGGGCCGGACGTACCGAGTTACTCGAAACCCTCTTCGGCCTTTACCCGAAACGTTCGCGGGGCATGATCCACATGGAGGGCGAGGCGATGACATTCCGTTCGCCGCAGGATGCGATCCGGGCGGGACTGGCCCTCGTACCGGAAGATCGGAAACAGGACGGGTTGGTGCTGGGCCTCGACGTGAAAACGAACATTAGCCTAACCAACTTGGATCAACTGGAACGGATGGGCGTCGTGCTGGACGGTGGCAGCGAGACGGCGATGGCGAAAAAATACATCGGCCACCTGGGTATCAAAACGCCTTCGGAGACGCAGCTCGCCCGGAATCTGAGCGGGGGAAATCAGCAGAAAATCGTCCTGGCGAAATGGATGGCGACGCAACCGAAACTCCTGTTGCTGGACGAACCGACGCGGGGCATTGACATCCACGCCAAAAATGAAATCTACAAACTCATCGTCCAGCTCGCCCGCGAGGGAATGGGTATCCTGGTCGTCTCTTCCGAACTGCCGGAAATCCTGGCGCTGTCCGACAGGATTCTGGTGATGAGCGAAGGTTGCCTGACCGCCAACCTGCCGGCCAAAGGCGCGTCCGAAGACCAGATTCTCAAAGCCGCCATTCCCGCCTCGACGGAGGTGGCGGTTGAAAAATGA
- a CDS encoding D-ribose ABC transporter substrate-binding protein codes for MLPLLWLSACGEKGGEAQPKKVAVIISTLNNPWFVVLGETAAAEAEALGYEAKIFDSQNNTALETDHFENAIVSGFDAILFNPTDADGSIVNVRKAKEAGIPVFCMDREVNTPDAAASQILSDNYSGCVAIGKYFVETMNKRGRYVEILGLVGDNNTWNRSKGFHSVVDHYPDLEMVAQQSADFDRNKAMEVLESILQAHPDIDAVFCGNDAMAMGAYQALLASGRGDKVKVFGFDGADDVIHSIAEGKVMATGMQYPKEMAKTAAQYAHQYFEGKKEFPQKVPVAVELVTQDNVNEYTN; via the coding sequence ATGCTGCCCTTGCTTTGGCTGAGTGCATGCGGTGAAAAGGGCGGGGAGGCGCAGCCCAAGAAGGTAGCGGTGATCATCTCGACCCTGAACAATCCCTGGTTCGTGGTGCTGGGCGAAACCGCCGCCGCCGAGGCCGAGGCGCTGGGCTACGAAGCCAAAATCTTCGATTCGCAGAACAACACGGCGCTGGAAACCGACCACTTTGAGAACGCCATTGTTTCCGGGTTCGACGCCATCCTCTTCAACCCGACCGATGCGGACGGTTCCATCGTCAACGTGCGGAAAGCCAAGGAGGCGGGTATCCCGGTCTTTTGCATGGACCGTGAAGTGAATACGCCCGATGCGGCCGCGTCACAGATTCTCTCCGACAATTACTCCGGCTGCGTGGCCATCGGGAAGTACTTTGTGGAGACGATGAACAAGCGGGGCAGGTACGTGGAGATTCTGGGACTGGTGGGCGACAACAATACCTGGAATCGCTCGAAGGGCTTTCACAGCGTGGTCGATCATTACCCCGATCTGGAAATGGTGGCGCAGCAAAGTGCGGACTTCGACCGGAACAAGGCGATGGAAGTGCTGGAATCGATCCTGCAGGCGCATCCCGACATCGACGCGGTGTTCTGCGGCAACGACGCCATGGCGATGGGTGCCTACCAGGCGCTTCTGGCGTCGGGGCGGGGCGACAAGGTGAAAGTGTTCGGCTTCGACGGGGCCGACGACGTGATCCATTCCATCGCGGAAGGAAAAGTGATGGCGACGGGGATGCAGTACCCGAAGGAGATGGCGAAGACCGCCGCGCAGTATGCTCACCAGTATTTCGAAGGAAAGAAAGAGTTTCCACAGAAGGTGCCGGTGGCGGTGGAGCTGGTGACGCAGGACAACGTGAACGAATACACGAACTGA
- a CDS encoding ABC transporter permease, producing the protein MELTAPTTTNYRTYLVKLQSLIALFVLCLLIGLLSDRFFTIDNGWNVLRQISVNVCISVGMTLVVLTGGIDLSVGSILALCGAVTAGLLKNGIPFPSNDLYIGFTVLGGCLAGLLTGSLLGWFNGWTITKFKIPPFVATLAMLTIARGLTMLWTEGFPITGLGENFAFLGTGWFLGMPVPVWISGIIVLLAVGVTTKTRLGRYIYAIGGSESAARLSGVNINRIKIIVYSIAGALAAVGGLLVTSRLDSAQPNAGISYELDSIAAVVIGGTSLSGGRGSILGTVQGAIIIGVLNNGLVLLNVSPFWQQVVKGAVILLAVIIDKANSKSE; encoded by the coding sequence ATGGAACTCACCGCTCCCACTACGACCAATTACCGCACGTACCTCGTCAAGCTGCAATCGCTGATTGCACTGTTTGTCTTGTGTCTCCTAATCGGATTGCTGTCTGATCGATTCTTCACGATCGACAACGGCTGGAACGTCCTGCGTCAGATTTCTGTCAACGTCTGCATTTCGGTGGGGATGACCCTCGTGGTGCTGACCGGCGGCATTGATTTGTCGGTCGGCTCGATCCTGGCCCTGTGCGGAGCGGTGACGGCGGGCTTGCTCAAAAATGGCATTCCGTTCCCATCGAACGACCTCTACATCGGCTTTACGGTGCTGGGTGGCTGCCTGGCCGGACTGCTGACGGGCAGTTTGCTGGGCTGGTTCAACGGCTGGACGATCACCAAATTCAAGATTCCGCCGTTCGTGGCGACGCTGGCGATGCTGACCATTGCGCGCGGCCTGACGATGCTCTGGACGGAAGGGTTTCCCATCACCGGTCTGGGCGAAAACTTTGCGTTTCTGGGGACGGGCTGGTTCCTGGGCATGCCGGTGCCCGTCTGGATTTCCGGGATCATCGTGTTGCTGGCGGTGGGCGTCACGACCAAAACGCGGCTGGGGCGCTACATCTACGCCATCGGCGGGAGTGAAAGTGCGGCTCGCCTCTCCGGGGTGAACATTAACCGTATCAAAATCATCGTCTACAGCATCGCTGGAGCGCTGGCCGCGGTAGGTGGCTTGCTGGTGACGTCCCGGCTCGACTCGGCCCAGCCCAACGCGGGCATCAGTTACGAACTGGATTCCATCGCGGCGGTGGTGATCGGCGGCACATCGCTGTCCGGTGGGCGGGGCAGCATCCTCGGCACGGTGCAGGGCGCCATCATCATCGGGGTGCTGAACAACGGGCTGGTACTCCTCAACGTCTCTCCGTTCTGGCAGCAGGTGGTGAAAGGCGCGGTGATTCTCCTGGCCGTCATCATCGACAAAGCCAACTCCAAATCCGAGTAA